From Yersinia hibernica, a single genomic window includes:
- a CDS encoding YciN family protein → MIGNTTPIERNKLLAEANEIIRQHEDYLQGMKATEVEQKGPVLVFRGEFFLDDAGLPTAKTTAVFNMFKHLAHVLSAKYHLID, encoded by the coding sequence ATGATTGGAAACACAACACCTATTGAGCGTAATAAATTATTGGCAGAAGCCAATGAGATTATTCGTCAACATGAAGATTATCTGCAGGGTATGAAAGCAACAGAGGTTGAGCAAAAAGGCCCGGTATTAGTCTTTCGCGGCGAGTTTTTCCTCGATGACGCGGGGCTACCCACCGCAAAAACCACCGCGGTATTTAATATGTTCAAACATCTCGCGCATGTTTTATCTGCCAAATATCATTTAATCGATTAA
- a CDS encoding YciK family oxidoreductase, with translation MHYQPKHDLLNNRTILVTGAGDGIGREAALTYARFGARVILVGRTESKLVAVQQQIGEAGGHPALVLVLDLLHATPQDCQQLAQTLSSQISHLDGVLHNAGLLGEIVPMSAQNIAVWQDVMQVNVNATFMLTQALLPLLLKSPSASLVFTSSSVGRQGRAEWGAYAVSKFATEGMMQVLAEEYKQSNLRVNCINPGGTRTQMRANAFPDENADKLKTPADIMPLYLYLMGDDSRRKTGMSFDAQPGRKAGPAE, from the coding sequence ATGCATTACCAACCCAAACATGACCTGCTCAATAATCGCACTATCTTAGTGACAGGTGCTGGTGATGGCATTGGTCGCGAAGCGGCGCTGACTTACGCACGTTTTGGTGCCCGTGTGATTCTGGTGGGTAGAACAGAAAGCAAATTAGTGGCCGTGCAGCAGCAGATTGGCGAAGCAGGAGGCCACCCGGCCTTGGTTCTGGTGTTAGACCTCCTGCACGCAACACCGCAAGATTGCCAACAATTGGCGCAAACTCTCAGCAGCCAAATATCTCATTTAGACGGCGTGCTGCACAATGCCGGCTTATTGGGTGAGATAGTCCCCATGAGCGCTCAAAATATCGCGGTCTGGCAAGATGTTATGCAAGTGAATGTCAATGCGACTTTCATGCTTACCCAAGCATTATTGCCATTGCTGCTAAAATCGCCCAGCGCCTCTTTGGTTTTCACCAGTTCCAGTGTTGGCCGTCAAGGGCGCGCTGAATGGGGCGCTTATGCCGTGTCAAAATTTGCCACCGAGGGCATGATGCAGGTGCTTGCTGAGGAATATAAGCAGAGTAACCTGAGGGTAAATTGTATTAATCCCGGTGGAACCCGTACTCAAATGCGCGCCAACGCTTTCCCTGACGAAAACGCGGATAAGTTAAAAACACCGGCAGATATTATGCCGCTGTATCTCTACCTGATGGGCGATGATAGCCGCAGAAAGACAGGAATGAGCTTCGATGCACAACCCGGCCGTAAAGCCGGCCCCGCAGAATAA
- the cobO gene encoding cob(I)yrinic acid a,c-diamide adenosyltransferase, with product MSEERHQQRQQKIKEKVESRVAAAQEIRGILIVFTGNGKGKTTAAFGTVTRAVGHGLKAGVIQFIKGEWPNGEKNLLQQHGVEFQVMATGFTWNTQNRETDTAACQQVWQHALRMLADPTLDLVVLDELTYMVAYDYLSLAEVVNALQQRPAHQTVIITGRGCHRDLLEMADTVSELRPVKHAFDAGVKAQQGIDW from the coding sequence ATGTCTGAAGAACGCCACCAACAGCGTCAACAAAAAATAAAAGAAAAGGTTGAATCACGGGTTGCCGCCGCACAAGAAATCCGCGGCATCTTGATTGTTTTTACCGGCAATGGCAAAGGCAAAACTACGGCGGCATTTGGCACAGTGACTCGCGCGGTGGGCCATGGTCTGAAAGCAGGTGTGATACAGTTTATTAAAGGTGAATGGCCGAACGGCGAGAAAAATCTGCTGCAACAACATGGTGTTGAATTTCAGGTCATGGCTACGGGTTTTACCTGGAATACACAAAATAGAGAAACCGATACTGCCGCCTGCCAGCAGGTATGGCAACACGCGCTGCGCATGTTAGCTGACCCGACGTTAGATTTAGTGGTGCTGGATGAACTGACTTATATGGTGGCTTATGATTATCTGTCGCTGGCTGAAGTGGTCAATGCGCTACAACAGCGCCCAGCCCATCAAACTGTCATTATAACTGGCCGTGGTTGTCATCGGGACTTGCTCGAAATGGCGGATACAGTGAGTGAATTGCGC
- the sohB gene encoding protease SohB, translating to MELFSLYGLFLAKVVTIVVAIAAIVLLVVSQGMRKQGQRGELNLVDLGEQYKEMQREMRLARMSHAEQKAWSKEFKKQQKSDQKLKKQRAKAGAVAAVKPCLYVIDFKGSIDAHEVTLLREEISAVLAVATAQDEVLLRLESPGGVVHGYGLAASQLERLRHKGIRLTVAVDKVAASGGYMMACVADRIISAPFAIIGSIGVVAQIPNFHRLLKKNDIDVELHTAGEFKRTLTLFGENTEQGREKFREDLNETHLLFKQFVQQQRPSLDIDAVATGEHWFGTQAKEKGLVDAIGTSDDLLIAEMDNHEVIGVRYTRRKRLMDRFTGSAAESVDRLLLRWWQRGEKPLL from the coding sequence GTGGAGTTATTTTCTCTGTACGGACTGTTTCTCGCTAAAGTGGTGACCATCGTGGTTGCGATTGCTGCGATAGTATTGTTGGTTGTCAGCCAAGGAATGAGGAAACAAGGGCAACGGGGAGAACTCAATCTGGTTGACCTGGGTGAGCAATATAAGGAAATGCAGCGTGAAATGCGCTTGGCGCGCATGAGTCATGCGGAGCAAAAAGCCTGGAGTAAAGAGTTTAAAAAGCAGCAAAAATCGGATCAAAAACTTAAAAAGCAGCGGGCAAAAGCGGGCGCGGTAGCTGCGGTTAAGCCTTGTTTGTATGTTATTGACTTCAAAGGAAGTATTGATGCCCATGAAGTCACTTTATTACGTGAAGAAATTTCAGCGGTGCTGGCAGTGGCCACAGCCCAGGATGAAGTGTTGTTAAGGCTGGAAAGCCCGGGTGGTGTGGTCCACGGCTATGGCCTGGCGGCGTCACAATTGGAGCGCCTGCGCCATAAAGGTATTCGCCTCACCGTGGCGGTAGATAAAGTTGCCGCCAGTGGCGGCTACATGATGGCGTGTGTGGCGGACCGCATCATTAGCGCACCTTTCGCTATTATCGGCTCGATCGGCGTGGTGGCTCAAATACCTAACTTCCATCGTTTACTGAAAAAGAACGATATTGATGTCGAGTTACACACCGCCGGTGAATTTAAACGCACTCTGACACTGTTTGGTGAAAATACGGAGCAAGGTCGCGAAAAATTCCGGGAAGATCTGAATGAAACGCATCTATTGTTCAAACAGTTCGTCCAGCAACAACGGCCTTCTTTAGATATTGATGCTGTCGCCACCGGCGAACATTGGTTTGGTACCCAAGCCAAAGAAAAAGGTTTGGTTGATGCCATCGGTACTAGCGATGATTTACTGATTGCTGAAATGGATAATCACGAAGTTATTGGCGTGCGTTATACCCGCCGCAAACGTCTGATGGATCGCTTTACAGGGAGTGCCGCAGAAAGTGTTGACCGTCTACTATTACGCTGGTGGCAACGCGGTGAGAAACCTTTGTTATAA